A single region of the Lactobacillus isalae genome encodes:
- a CDS encoding endonuclease MutS2 yields the protein MNNIDEIEFSRIRKLVAHYAVSPEAKDALLTQSLATKLVKVNALLNETTEILWILDHGLHIPFINSDAFTPILNKVKKGFILNPAELEQVADFIRVTRLLVRFFDKQRNNAPIIASYCDTLTILDKLENDIYVAIERGQVSNNADKDLARLRQRSSKLSTNIHDNLQQYLQSKKHQTMLQDYQIIQKDNHYTLPVKASFKHTFGGNIIDQSNNGNTVFIEPTKIARLAQEKAAIENQIYLIETQILGNLSAKVYEELSQFEANLNTIIELDCILARAKYSQSINGKRPTLNEQNQLKLQEMRHPLLSAPVPLSLNLDSNKRGLIITGPNAGGKTITLKTVGLAIAMTEFGLFLPSTSPCSIPIMAEIYTSIGDHQDLDNSLSTFSAEMKKMSYIVKHATKNSLILLDELGSGTDPNEGAALAIAILQMLQLKGCLILATTHYSAIKDYSSKHPAFITAAMDFDLDTLKPTYSLLLNQIGASRALWIAEKSGMPQNVLVAANDFLNTGKFPLKQSNIKFKIEQKKTKSTISFKKGDRIKVPKYKQEVLFYQNSDRANQITIFVNKTFETVPIKGARLVRKAEELYPADYNLDLLFVQNWQDYKLKKDLDRGSKKAWKKLKK from the coding sequence TTGAATAATATTGACGAAATTGAATTTTCACGTATCCGTAAGCTTGTAGCTCACTACGCTGTTTCACCTGAAGCAAAAGATGCACTTTTAACTCAATCACTTGCAACTAAGCTGGTTAAAGTAAATGCTCTGTTAAATGAAACTACAGAAATTCTCTGGATTTTAGACCATGGTTTACATATTCCATTTATTAATTCAGATGCCTTTACTCCAATTTTGAACAAGGTCAAAAAAGGTTTCATCCTAAATCCAGCAGAATTAGAACAAGTAGCAGATTTCATTAGAGTTACACGCTTATTAGTACGCTTTTTTGATAAGCAAAGAAATAATGCGCCAATTATCGCAAGTTACTGTGATACTTTAACTATTCTAGATAAACTAGAAAATGACATTTATGTAGCTATCGAACGGGGACAAGTTTCAAACAATGCAGATAAAGATCTCGCTAGATTAAGACAAAGAAGCAGCAAATTAAGTACAAATATTCATGATAACCTTCAGCAATATTTACAAAGTAAAAAACACCAGACTATGCTGCAAGATTATCAAATCATTCAAAAAGATAATCACTACACCCTTCCTGTCAAAGCAAGTTTCAAGCACACTTTTGGTGGAAATATTATTGATCAATCAAATAATGGAAATACGGTCTTCATAGAACCGACAAAAATAGCTCGCTTAGCTCAAGAAAAAGCAGCAATCGAAAACCAAATTTACCTAATTGAAACTCAAATTTTGGGCAATTTATCTGCGAAAGTCTATGAAGAGCTTTCTCAATTTGAAGCCAATCTTAATACCATCATTGAACTTGATTGTATCTTAGCTCGAGCTAAGTATTCTCAAAGTATTAATGGCAAACGACCAACTTTAAACGAACAGAATCAGCTGAAATTGCAAGAAATGAGACACCCACTTTTATCTGCTCCCGTTCCTCTTTCACTTAATTTAGATTCAAACAAGCGTGGTTTAATAATCACTGGTCCTAATGCTGGAGGAAAAACTATTACTCTTAAAACAGTCGGATTAGCAATTGCGATGACTGAATTTGGTTTGTTTCTGCCAAGTACATCCCCCTGCTCAATTCCAATAATGGCTGAAATTTACACTTCAATTGGTGATCATCAAGACCTAGATAATTCACTTTCTACATTTTCAGCTGAAATGAAAAAAATGTCTTATATTGTAAAACATGCAACAAAAAATAGTTTGATTTTATTAGACGAATTAGGTAGTGGGACAGACCCAAATGAAGGGGCAGCTTTAGCAATTGCAATCCTGCAAATGTTGCAACTAAAAGGCTGTCTGATTTTGGCTACTACCCACTATAGTGCCATCAAGGACTACTCTAGTAAGCATCCCGCTTTTATTACTGCTGCTATGGATTTTGATCTTGATACATTAAAGCCAACATATAGCCTACTTTTAAATCAAATTGGAGCTAGTCGCGCGCTTTGGATAGCAGAAAAAAGCGGTATGCCACAAAACGTTTTAGTAGCAGCTAATGATTTCTTAAATACTGGTAAATTTCCATTAAAGCAAAGCAATATCAAATTCAAAATAGAGCAGAAAAAAACTAAATCTACTATTTCTTTTAAAAAGGGTGACCGTATTAAAGTACCTAAGTACAAGCAAGAGGTCCTATTTTATCAAAACTCCGATCGTGCAAATCAAATTACCATTTTTGTTAATAAAACATTCGAAACTGTGCCAATCAAGGGAGCAAGGTTAGTTCGAAAAGCTGAAGAACTTTATCCTGCTGATTATAATCTTGATCTCTTATTTGTTCAAAACTGGCAAGATTATAAGTTAAAGAAAGATTTAGATCGTGGTTCTAAAAAAGCCTGGAAAAAGTTAAAAAAATAG
- a CDS encoding methionine gamma-lyase family protein, which translates to MVLSWKENLPTELKEKVDKVDKMIESRLEEIDEQVFYNQQRVLDLFRKHRVGEEDLVPSTGYGYDDVGRDKLEAMYADYFKTDDALVRPQFSSATHAIAVGLFSMLRPGDTLYYLTGMPYDTIQEVIGLAGNKPGNMKEWGIDFKHTDLLDNGEVDYDQARKDLQDPKIKVVTIQRSLGYAVRASFTMEKIKKMLKFIKEVRPDVKIFVDNCYGEFSETEEPTFYGADMMAGSLFKNAGAGIVKAGAFLVGKKDLIEGAGSRLNVPGAGKGEGATWGYLRDMYQGFFMAAHTTGEALKGMIYTAALCEEMGMKVAPKWNDPRTDIVQTVTFGEPDPMVKFCAAIQHYSPMNSFVDPIPYHQDGYEDDVVMASGSFTEGSTIELSSDGPLRAPYRLYIQGGLSYAHDKIAITHAVEETFYKKD; encoded by the coding sequence ATGGTTTTATCTTGGAAAGAAAACTTACCAACAGAATTAAAAGAAAAAGTCGATAAAGTTGATAAAATGATCGAGTCTCGTCTAGAAGAAATTGACGAGCAAGTATTTTATAATCAACAACGCGTTTTAGACTTGTTTAGAAAGCACCGCGTAGGAGAAGAAGACTTAGTCCCTTCAACTGGTTACGGCTATGATGATGTAGGCCGCGATAAGCTTGAAGCAATGTATGCGGACTACTTTAAGACTGATGACGCATTAGTACGTCCACAATTTTCTTCAGCAACTCATGCAATTGCTGTTGGACTTTTCAGTATGCTTCGTCCTGGTGATACCCTCTACTACTTAACGGGTATGCCATACGACACAATTCAAGAAGTTATTGGTTTAGCTGGTAACAAACCAGGTAACATGAAAGAATGGGGTATTGACTTTAAGCATACCGATTTACTTGATAATGGCGAAGTAGACTATGACCAAGCTAGAAAAGACTTGCAAGATCCTAAGATCAAAGTCGTAACGATTCAACGCTCTCTTGGTTACGCCGTACGTGCAAGCTTTACCATGGAAAAAATCAAGAAGATGCTTAAATTCATCAAAGAAGTTCGTCCTGATGTAAAGATTTTCGTTGATAACTGCTATGGTGAATTTTCTGAAACCGAAGAACCAACTTTCTACGGTGCTGATATGATGGCAGGATCTTTATTTAAGAATGCCGGTGCTGGTATCGTTAAAGCTGGTGCTTTCTTAGTTGGTAAAAAGGATCTTATCGAAGGTGCTGGTTCTCGTCTTAACGTACCTGGCGCTGGTAAAGGCGAAGGCGCTACTTGGGGTTACTTAAGAGATATGTACCAAGGCTTCTTTATGGCAGCCCACACTACTGGTGAAGCTCTAAAAGGTATGATTTATACTGCCGCTCTTTGCGAAGAGATGGGTATGAAAGTTGCTCCTAAGTGGAATGATCCAAGAACCGATATCGTTCAAACAGTAACTTTCGGCGAACCAGATCCAATGGTTAAATTCTGTGCTGCAATTCAACATTATTCACCAATGAACTCATTTGTTGATCCTATTCCATACCACCAAGATGGTTATGAAGATGATGTCGTTATGGCTTCTGGTAGTTTTACTGAAGGATCGACAATTGAATTATCTTCAGATGGTCCCCTTCGTGCACCTTACCGTCTTTACATTCAAGGTGGCTTGTCTTACGCTCATGATAAAATTGCAATCACTCATGCAGTAGAAGAGACTTTCTATAAAAAGGACTAA
- a CDS encoding MFS transporter translates to MQNEKQSNTKNVKEVKNYKKAPLMPIHLRVFVAVVLGQIACGFALGISGTALSNASKYLNISDLWTGLIGAGSLIGLAGSILIGRLSDKIGRRKLLMLNMYILGILSLTQLLTNNLPILFIIRILIGLMIAVDYTVGNALLTEWLPKGEDSKRQSQLLIYWTLGFIASYVTGSFVTGFGSYTWQIILATGAIPAFIAAFFRSIFPLPASPSWLASRGKVKKANKVIRKHMGRKWGIPKKLKKAKPVKEVSWTILFSGKYLRRTLVGGLFYACQAFAFFGISIFLPILLESMHVTDQKVSGIIYNGGMFIGVLFGILIFNKISRRAFLISNFLLSSILIGFLAIDKNINSNLQLFIFCIFAIILSSGLVLDYPYPTELFDIKVRGTGVGTCITISRFGAAAGTFLLPILTNLGGSSLAMITCAVVLFISFIICLIWAPETSPKFKQNN, encoded by the coding sequence ATGCAAAACGAAAAACAATCTAATACAAAAAATGTCAAAGAGGTAAAAAATTATAAAAAGGCTCCCTTAATGCCTATTCACCTACGGGTATTCGTTGCCGTAGTTTTAGGACAGATAGCTTGCGGCTTTGCTTTAGGTATTTCGGGTACTGCACTTTCAAACGCTAGTAAATACCTCAATATCAGTGATCTATGGACTGGTTTGATCGGTGCTGGATCTTTAATTGGACTAGCAGGAAGCATTTTAATTGGACGTCTATCCGACAAGATCGGTAGACGAAAATTATTGATGCTCAATATGTATATTTTAGGTATTTTATCTCTAACGCAATTGCTCACAAATAACCTGCCTATTCTTTTTATTATCAGAATCCTGATTGGGCTAATGATTGCGGTCGATTACACAGTCGGAAATGCACTCTTAACGGAGTGGCTTCCTAAAGGCGAAGACAGCAAAAGACAAAGTCAATTATTAATCTACTGGACATTGGGTTTTATTGCATCCTATGTAACTGGATCTTTTGTTACTGGATTTGGTTCTTATACTTGGCAAATCATCTTAGCAACTGGAGCAATTCCAGCATTTATTGCTGCTTTTTTCAGATCTATTTTCCCTCTGCCTGCTTCACCCAGCTGGCTTGCAAGTCGCGGTAAAGTTAAAAAAGCTAATAAAGTTATCAGAAAACACATGGGTCGCAAATGGGGTATTCCTAAGAAACTCAAAAAGGCAAAACCAGTCAAAGAAGTTTCTTGGACAATATTATTTTCCGGGAAATATTTGCGTCGAACTCTAGTCGGTGGTCTTTTTTATGCCTGCCAAGCTTTTGCATTCTTTGGTATTAGCATCTTTCTTCCAATTCTGTTAGAAAGTATGCATGTCACTGATCAAAAAGTTTCCGGTATCATCTACAATGGCGGTATGTTCATTGGCGTGCTTTTCGGAATCTTGATTTTTAATAAGATTAGTCGTCGTGCATTTTTAATTAGTAACTTTTTGCTTTCTAGTATTCTAATCGGCTTTCTAGCCATTGATAAAAATATCAACAGTAATCTTCAATTATTTATTTTCTGTATTTTCGCAATTATTTTATCTTCTGGTTTAGTACTAGATTATCCTTACCCTACTGAATTATTTGATATTAAAGTTCGCGGAACTGGCGTCGGAACTTGTATTACGATCAGCCGTTTTGGTGCAGCTGCTGGTACATTTTTACTACCAATTTTAACCAACCTAGGTGGGTCGAGCTTAGCCATGATTACATGCGCAGTAGTACTATTTATATCATTTATCATCTGCCTAATCTGGGCTCCTGAAACCTCACCAAAATTTAAACAAAATAATTGA
- a CDS encoding ClC family H(+)/Cl(-) exchange transporter, with product MRKEEKSNLKLMLQALIVGLIAGAVVGLFRFGIEKTSAFWLDLFKKAHNNPLWFIAIVAGLAAVGIIAGYFVKQYPHVGGSGIPEVKLQLQGKLQLKWWQILWRKLIGGILVIGTGLFLGPEGPSLQLGSSIGQGVGEKLKQNKYNQRVLLATGAASGLSAAFGAPLSGALFVLEEIFHNFSPRVWMNALVGAIAANFMVSNFFGLHHALGMPYDHSFPIYLYWHLVILGIILGLLGHLYKKGLFGLKKVYLKITWLPRCLHGLIPLAILIPIMYYWPLITGPGNRLILTLPKMITQSGWALVGILAFYYVMRIAFSIVSYDSGLPSGIFLPILTMGALIGATYGTLMVQLGLMPARLVINLVVFSMAGYFAAIIRAPFTAIILITEMVGSLLHLMPLAVVAFIALLIDQILGGKPIYDSLAAAMMPETHLQPISGEEDELDIPVYENSKLVDQEIKNIQWPDNVLVRTIRRGSQEIIPHGDTVIVAGDLLILGVDHNRRPEAYDAMRELQGVELDG from the coding sequence ATGAGAAAAGAAGAAAAAAGCAATCTTAAGCTAATGCTGCAAGCACTGATTGTTGGATTAATTGCTGGTGCAGTAGTTGGCTTGTTTAGGTTCGGGATTGAAAAGACTTCGGCTTTTTGGTTAGACCTGTTTAAAAAAGCGCATAATAATCCCCTATGGTTTATTGCAATTGTTGCTGGATTAGCAGCTGTTGGAATTATAGCTGGATATTTTGTAAAGCAGTATCCTCATGTGGGTGGATCTGGTATACCGGAAGTTAAGCTGCAGCTTCAAGGGAAACTGCAACTTAAATGGTGGCAAATTCTCTGGAGAAAGCTAATTGGCGGTATTTTAGTAATTGGTACTGGCCTATTTCTAGGACCAGAAGGACCATCGCTTCAATTAGGTTCTTCTATTGGTCAGGGAGTCGGAGAAAAATTAAAGCAAAACAAGTATAATCAACGTGTCTTGCTTGCTACAGGAGCAGCTAGTGGATTATCAGCTGCCTTTGGTGCACCTTTGAGTGGAGCTTTATTTGTTCTAGAAGAAATTTTTCATAATTTTTCTCCTCGCGTCTGGATGAATGCCTTAGTGGGAGCAATTGCAGCTAACTTTATGGTATCGAACTTTTTTGGTTTGCATCATGCTTTGGGGATGCCGTATGATCACTCATTTCCAATCTATTTATATTGGCATCTGGTAATTTTAGGAATTATCTTGGGATTATTAGGTCATTTATATAAAAAAGGCCTGTTTGGCTTAAAGAAGGTCTATTTAAAAATTACCTGGCTTCCTAGATGTTTGCATGGATTAATTCCTTTGGCTATTTTGATTCCAATTATGTATTACTGGCCCTTAATCACAGGACCTGGTAACCGTCTAATTTTGACTTTACCAAAAATGATTACTCAAAGTGGGTGGGCTTTAGTTGGAATTCTAGCCTTTTACTATGTGATGAGAATCGCATTTTCGATTGTTTCTTATGATTCAGGATTACCTAGTGGTATTTTCTTACCAATTTTGACTATGGGAGCTTTGATTGGGGCTACTTATGGCACTTTGATGGTACAACTGGGGCTAATGCCAGCACGTTTGGTGATTAACTTGGTGGTCTTTTCAATGGCAGGCTATTTTGCGGCAATTATTCGGGCACCTTTTACGGCGATTATATTAATTACTGAAATGGTTGGCTCCTTACTTCACCTGATGCCGTTAGCAGTTGTTGCTTTTATTGCCTTGTTAATTGATCAGATCTTAGGTGGAAAGCCAATCTACGATAGCTTGGCAGCAGCAATGATGCCTGAGACGCATTTACAGCCAATTTCTGGTGAAGAGGATGAATTGGATATTCCAGTTTATGAAAATAGTAAATTAGTGGATCAAGAAATTAAAAATATTCAATGGCCAGATAATGTTTTAGTAAGAACCATTAGAAGGGGCAGTCAAGAAATAATTCCGCATGGTGATACAGTAATTGTAGCGGGAGACTTGCTGATTCTTGGGGTTGACCATAATCGACGGCCAGAAGCCTATGATGCAATGAGAGAATTGCAAGGTGTAGAACTTGATGGATAA
- the spxB gene encoding pyruvate oxidase, giving the protein MTKISGSDAMFQVLYDWGIDHIYGFPGGSFDSTMNAIHNWRDKIKFIEVRHEEAGALAASAEYKISGKVGVCFGSAGPGAVHLMNGLYDAKYDKTPMVAIVANVPTSRQDIDFFQAFDEKPWFDPVAVWNHQAKTAESIPVLMDEAIRQAYQKKGPAVLILPKDFGWDKIEDNFRNNAAAHKVVPNFPAPRKEQIDKALELINNAENPIVYFGHGAEDASEELKEFSDKFKMPLVSSVLGKGIVEDEFPAYMGSIGRVGAKPSNDIQTHADLVVWVGNNSPFSVFFFNPKAKVIQIDINSERLGKRHAVTVPMLADSKKTLRALIDTGESRPESPLYKAALADRENWEAWLESFNDSDEIPMRVEPIFDVINKKAANDAVFAVDVGNVNINFDRLMHLHGDQKWTTSGLYATMGYGAPASLAAATVYPNREVWNLAGDGGFAMMNQELLTQARYNMHVINVVFTNETLGYIEAEQVDESHQPLSGVKLPDNDWAMSAEGMNVKGFTVRTKREFEDAVAAAQQMEGPVLIDCKITHDMPYSTELNTLDDPAFVAKYDAQALKPFSYFAGKYGVEADAASGASEHTEAEPVEAKEDASSGASRH; this is encoded by the coding sequence ATGACAAAAATTAGTGGCTCAGATGCAATGTTCCAAGTCTTATATGACTGGGGTATTGATCATATATATGGTTTTCCAGGTGGTTCATTCGACTCAACAATGAATGCAATTCATAACTGGAGAGATAAGATAAAATTTATTGAAGTAAGACATGAAGAAGCTGGTGCTTTAGCAGCTTCTGCTGAATATAAAATTAGCGGTAAGGTAGGAGTGTGCTTTGGTTCTGCTGGCCCAGGTGCTGTTCACTTGATGAATGGACTTTATGATGCAAAATACGATAAGACTCCAATGGTTGCAATTGTCGCTAATGTTCCAACAAGTCGTCAAGATATCGACTTCTTCCAAGCCTTTGATGAAAAGCCATGGTTTGATCCTGTTGCTGTTTGGAATCACCAAGCAAAAACGGCTGAATCTATTCCGGTTTTGATGGATGAAGCAATTCGCCAAGCTTATCAAAAAAAGGGCCCAGCAGTTTTAATTTTGCCTAAAGACTTTGGGTGGGATAAGATTGAAGATAACTTCCGTAATAATGCTGCGGCACATAAAGTTGTACCTAACTTCCCTGCACCTCGTAAGGAACAAATTGATAAGGCACTTGAATTGATTAATAATGCCGAAAATCCAATTGTTTACTTTGGTCATGGTGCTGAAGATGCTAGTGAAGAATTAAAGGAATTTTCTGATAAATTTAAGATGCCATTAGTTTCATCAGTACTAGGAAAGGGAATTGTTGAAGATGAATTTCCAGCATATATGGGTTCAATTGGTCGTGTTGGTGCTAAGCCAAGTAACGATATTCAAACTCATGCTGATTTAGTTGTTTGGGTTGGTAATAATTCTCCATTCTCAGTCTTCTTCTTCAATCCTAAGGCAAAGGTAATTCAAATTGATATTAATTCTGAGAGATTGGGCAAGCGCCATGCTGTGACTGTTCCAATGTTAGCAGATTCTAAGAAGACTTTACGGGCTTTAATTGATACTGGTGAAAGTCGTCCAGAATCACCATTGTACAAGGCTGCTTTGGCTGATCGTGAAAATTGGGAAGCTTGGCTTGAAAGCTTCAATGATTCTGATGAAATTCCAATGAGAGTTGAACCAATCTTTGACGTAATTAATAAAAAAGCTGCTAATGATGCAGTATTTGCTGTAGATGTTGGTAATGTAAATATTAACTTTGACCGTTTAATGCACTTACATGGTGATCAAAAGTGGACTACTTCAGGTCTATACGCAACCATGGGTTATGGTGCTCCAGCTTCCTTAGCTGCAGCAACAGTTTATCCAAATCGTGAAGTATGGAACTTAGCCGGAGATGGTGGTTTTGCCATGATGAACCAAGAGCTTTTGACTCAAGCACGCTACAACATGCATGTTATTAACGTGGTATTCACCAATGAAACTCTAGGCTACATTGAAGCTGAACAAGTTGATGAATCACACCAACCACTATCAGGTGTAAAATTACCAGATAATGATTGGGCAATGAGTGCAGAAGGTATGAATGTAAAAGGTTTTACTGTTCGTACTAAGAGAGAATTCGAAGATGCAGTAGCTGCTGCTCAACAAATGGAAGGCCCAGTTTTAATCGATTGCAAGATCACTCATGATATGCCATATTCAACTGAATTGAATACATTAGATGATCCAGCATTCGTTGCTAAGTATGATGCACAAGCTTTGAAACCATTTAGTTACTTTGCAGGTAAGTATGGTGTTGAAGCTGATGCTGCATCGGGTGCTTCTGAACATACTGAAGCAGAACCAGTTGAAGCAAAAGAAGATGCTTCGTCCGGTGCATCACGTCATTAA
- a CDS encoding iron-sulfur cluster biosynthesis family protein, translating into MVKMTISQDAINFLKNRGYDKHEILLIVDGGGGDYSIEGGSCNIGMDYSLISLDTMKHDPRYSVKIENNANFAIYTSDYDLAFLGDNLILDIHDTTLRLRNDSGILTGAVKMAKASFLAERAKEGIVGQKNC; encoded by the coding sequence ATGGTTAAAATGACAATTAGTCAAGACGCGATTAACTTTCTTAAAAATCGTGGCTATGATAAACATGAAATACTTTTAATTGTTGACGGTGGTGGCGGTGATTATTCCATTGAAGGTGGCTCTTGTAACATTGGAATGGATTATTCGTTGATTTCACTAGACACAATGAAGCACGATCCACGCTATTCAGTAAAAATTGAAAATAACGCTAACTTTGCAATTTATACTTCTGACTATGACTTAGCCTTTTTAGGAGATAACTTAATTTTAGACATCCACGACACTACCTTACGTCTTCGCAATGATTCTGGCATTTTAACGGGCGCTGTAAAGATGGCTAAAGCAAGCTTTCTCGCAGAACGAGCAAAAGAAGGAATTGTCGGTCAAAAGAATTGTTAA
- the gndA gene encoding NADP-dependent phosphogluconate dehydrogenase: MQQFGVIGLSVMGKNLALNVKNHGYSVSGFSIDKPEVDALAKYEDKDLKPTYTWEEFVNSLEKPRKILIQIMAGKPVDETLQKLLPLLDKGDILIDGGNSNFHDTNRRYKEMEKHGIHFIGMGVSGGEEGALNGPALMPGGDEKAYEEVSPILEAMAAKTPTGQPCVGYIGPAGSGHYVKMVHNGIEYGIMQIISEVYDILRTVGHYSNDEMSEIFKSWDKGALQAYLIEITSKVLKQKDNLTDDHIIDHILNEASYKGTGNWMLEDAIRLGAPITVIAEAVLARFMSKATLRDDPEPKIDPEKAPKDLVDQLAKALYLAMAVSYGQGFEQLTMAAKAYNWRLHYSTIAQNWEAGCIIRSQMLHDIKFAYNADKDLPNLFKAPFFDKVKKESIGSLREVVKIAADAGVPTPTLSAALNYLESIFNPHLPQNMIQGQRDYFGAHTYQRNDRPGTFHTEWYEEK, translated from the coding sequence ATGCAACAATTTGGGGTTATTGGCTTGTCCGTTATGGGTAAAAACCTTGCCTTAAACGTTAAGAATCATGGCTACTCTGTCTCTGGATTTTCAATTGATAAGCCAGAGGTCGATGCTTTAGCAAAATATGAAGATAAAGATTTAAAGCCGACTTATACTTGGGAAGAATTTGTTAATTCATTAGAAAAACCACGTAAGATCTTAATTCAAATTATGGCTGGTAAACCAGTTGATGAGACTTTACAAAAATTATTGCCTCTTTTAGACAAGGGCGATATTTTAATTGATGGTGGTAACTCTAACTTCCACGATACTAACCGTCGCTACAAGGAAATGGAAAAGCACGGTATTCACTTTATCGGAATGGGTGTTTCTGGTGGTGAAGAAGGTGCCTTAAATGGTCCTGCTTTAATGCCAGGCGGTGATGAAAAAGCTTATGAAGAAGTATCACCAATTCTTGAAGCAATGGCTGCTAAGACTCCTACTGGTCAACCATGTGTTGGCTACATTGGACCGGCTGGTAGTGGTCACTATGTAAAGATGGTGCATAACGGTATTGAATATGGTATTATGCAGATTATTTCTGAAGTATACGATATCTTACGTACTGTTGGTCACTATTCTAATGATGAAATGAGTGAAATCTTCAAGAGCTGGGACAAGGGCGCACTTCAAGCTTACTTAATTGAAATCACATCAAAGGTATTGAAACAAAAAGATAATTTAACTGATGACCACATTATTGATCACATTTTAAATGAAGCTTCTTACAAGGGTACTGGTAACTGGATGCTTGAAGACGCAATTCGTCTTGGTGCCCCAATTACTGTTATTGCTGAAGCTGTTCTTGCACGTTTCATGTCAAAAGCAACTTTAAGAGATGATCCTGAACCAAAGATTGATCCAGAAAAGGCTCCAAAAGACTTGGTTGATCAACTTGCAAAAGCTTTATACTTAGCAATGGCTGTTTCATATGGCCAAGGATTTGAACAATTAACTATGGCCGCAAAAGCTTATAACTGGCGCTTGCACTACTCAACTATTGCTCAAAACTGGGAAGCCGGCTGTATTATTCGTTCTCAAATGCTTCATGATATCAAGTTTGCCTACAATGCTGACAAAGATTTACCAAACTTATTCAAGGCACCGTTTTTTGATAAAGTAAAGAAAGAAAGTATTGGTTCTTTGAGAGAAGTTGTTAAGATTGCGGCTGATGCTGGTGTACCAACTCCAACTCTTAGTGCAGCTTTGAACTACTTGGAATCAATCTTTAACCCACACTTACCTCAAAATATGATTCAAGGTCAACGTGATTACTTTGGTGCACATACTTATCAAAGAAACGACCGTCCAGGTACTTTCCATACTGAATGGTATGAAGAAAAATAA